The sequence ACAACTGTTGAAGCACCCTTTGAAGACGTGACTCGTGGGGTACTCAACGCAATTCGTGAAGTGGAGGAACTTTCCGGATGCGTAATTTTGGATGGGGAGAAAATTATTAAGCCTAAACGGAAGGAAAAAGAAGGTGTTGACATATACATATCAACATCTTCCGCCGGTGGCGGCCTACAAATGATGGTTGCGGGCGTCGTACTAACTATGACTGCCGAAAGTGCTGCGCGAGCAGCATTAGGTGCTGGGGCAATTGTTATGGATGTGATTGCTTCTAACGACGGGCGATTACCCCATGAAAAAATCGAGCGAATTAGAAATCTAAGGCCAGATATGATACTACTTTCCGGTGGGGTAGATGGGGGGACGGTGTCCCATGTGGTTGAGTTGGCCGAGCTAATTCGAGCCGCTGATCCGAAACCACGATTTGGAACTGGTTATAATCTACCGGTGATTTATGCCGGTAATAAGGACGCTCGGGAATTAATTTTGAAGACTTTAAAGGATAAAACCGAACTGGTAATTGTAGAAAACATTCGTCCGGTACTAGAGCGAGAGAATTTAATGCCCGCTCGTCATAGAATCCATGATCTTTTTATGGAACACGTAATGGCACATGCCCCGGGGTATAAAAAATTAATGGAATGGACTGATATTCCAATTATGCCAACGCCGGGTGCGGTCGGTTTACTGATTGAGAATCTAGGGAAACAAAATAATATAGATGTTTTAGGTGTTGACATTGGTGGTGCCACAACAGATGTTTTTTCGGTCTTTTCGGGGATTTTTAATCGGACAGTCAGTGCTAATTTAGGTATGTCATACAGTATTTCCAATGTTCTAGCTGAAGCTGGAGAGGCGAACATAATGCGATGGATTCCTTTCGAGATATCGGTTGCCGAGGTTCGAAATCGTATTCGTAACAAAATGATTAGACCAACCACGATTCCGGCTACTTTAGAAGAATTAAAGATTGAGCACGCAATTGCTCGAGAAGCATTACGTTTGGCATTAGAACAGCATAAGTCGATGGCCGTAGGGCTCAAAGGTATCCAACAGGAACGAACAATTTCCGATGCCTTTGCGCAAAAGATGACTGGTGAGACCCTTGTTAACATGATGAATTTGAATCTGATTGTAGGTTCTGGAGGAATCCTTTCCCATGCACCCAGAAGAGTACAATCAGCTTTAATGATGATCGATGCTTTTTTACCCGAAGGTATTACCCGCCTTGCAGTTGATAGTATTTTTATGATGCCTCATTTGGGTGTTTTAACTACAGTGCACCCTGAAGCAGCTTATGAGGTGTTCGAAAAAGACTGTTTAGTTAAACTGGGTACGTGTATTGCACCGGTCGGCGAAGGTAAACCTGGTAGTAAATGTGTAACAGTAAAGTTTACTCATCCGGAACAAGGAGAGTTGGAAATTGGCGTAAATTACGGTGATATTTGTTTAATTCCATTAGATCGTCCAGTTCCTAAAGCTATTGTGCGACCAGCAAAAGGATTCGATGTTGGTGCGGGAAAAGGGAAAGACCTTGTTACCCAATTGGAAGGAGGTGTGGTAGGATTAATTATCGATTGTCGGGGACGACAACCATTTAATATTCCAGAAACAACTCAAGCCCGCATTGAATTTCTACAAAAAACAATTAGAGCGCTTAATGCTTATCCAACGTGATTAATTTATGGATTTAAAGTTTATCAGAAACAATCCGGAATTAGCGAAAAGAATTATCGAAAAGCGTAATGAATCAGTTTCGATTGATGAGCTCTTACTTATTGACACAGAACGACGGAAATTAATTCAAATGTGCGACCAAATGAGAATGGAACATCGACAGCTCACTGACGAAATAGCGTTGCGAAAAATACAGGGAAAACCCACGGAAGAATTAATAACTCAAGCCAAAGAATTAGCAGACCGAATTAAAACTGTCGAGACGCAGCTTAAGCAAAAAGAAAAAGAATTAGCAGATAAATTAGCTTATGTGCCGAATATTATTCACGAATCAGTACCGGACGAGGATACAATTGTTAGTGAGTGGGGCGAAATTCCCAAATTTACTTTTAAACCCAGACCACATTGGGAATTAGGAGAAGCTTTAGGTATAATAGATTTTAAACGAGCCGCGAAACTAGCGGGTTCTAGGTTTACTTTATTTAAAGGTCTCGGGGCTCTTTTAGAGCGGGCTCTAATTAATTTTTGTTTAGATATTCATGTAAAGACACATGGTTATACAGAAATAAATCCCCCAATATTAAATTTAGAATATTGCTTTTATAATAGTGGGGCGTTACCCAAATTAGTCGACGAAATGTATCGTTGTGCTAACGATCCTTTCTATTTAATACCAACAGCGGAAGTTCCTTTAGTAAATCTTCATCAAAACGAATGCTTTACTGAAGAAGAATTGCCCAAATATTATGCAGCTTACACTCCGTGTTTTCGAAGAGAAGCCGGTTCCTACGGGAAAGATGTTAGAGGAATGATTAGAATTCATCAGTTCGATAAAGT comes from candidate division WOR-3 bacterium and encodes:
- the serS gene encoding serine--tRNA ligase codes for the protein MDLKFIRNNPELAKRIIEKRNESVSIDELLLIDTERRKLIQMCDQMRMEHRQLTDEIALRKIQGKPTEELITQAKELADRIKTVETQLKQKEKELADKLAYVPNIIHESVPDEDTIVSEWGEIPKFTFKPRPHWELGEALGIIDFKRAAKLAGSRFTLFKGLGALLERALINFCLDIHVKTHGYTEINPPILNLEYCFYNSGALPKLVDEMYRCANDPFYLIPTAEVPLVNLHQNECFTEEELPKYYAAYTPCFRREAGSYGKDVRGMIRIHQFDKVELVKFTIPEESYFEHEKMRADVEELLKLLELPYRVKLLSPQEMAFQSAKTYDLEVWAAGCEAWLEVSSISNCESFQARRANIRVRRKNNNLEYVHILNGSGLAFPRIFIALIENNQQPDGSIVVPEALRPYMGGIKKIS
- a CDS encoding glutamate mutase L gives rise to the protein MIAKEKITRILATDCGSTTTKAILIEKQLNGEYRLKTRGEAPTTVEAPFEDVTRGVLNAIREVEELSGCVILDGEKIIKPKRKEKEGVDIYISTSSAGGGLQMMVAGVVLTMTAESAARAALGAGAIVMDVIASNDGRLPHEKIERIRNLRPDMILLSGGVDGGTVSHVVELAELIRAADPKPRFGTGYNLPVIYAGNKDARELILKTLKDKTELVIVENIRPVLERENLMPARHRIHDLFMEHVMAHAPGYKKLMEWTDIPIMPTPGAVGLLIENLGKQNNIDVLGVDIGGATTDVFSVFSGIFNRTVSANLGMSYSISNVLAEAGEANIMRWIPFEISVAEVRNRIRNKMIRPTTIPATLEELKIEHAIAREALRLALEQHKSMAVGLKGIQQERTISDAFAQKMTGETLVNMMNLNLIVGSGGILSHAPRRVQSALMMIDAFLPEGITRLAVDSIFMMPHLGVLTTVHPEAAYEVFEKDCLVKLGTCIAPVGEGKPGSKCVTVKFTHPEQGELEIGVNYGDICLIPLDRPVPKAIVRPAKGFDVGAGKGKDLVTQLEGGVVGLIIDCRGRQPFNIPETTQARIEFLQKTIRALNAYPT